One part of the Salinivirga cyanobacteriivorans genome encodes these proteins:
- a CDS encoding MBL fold metallo-hydrolase, translated as MQVRKFTFNPWQENSYVLYDETGECVMVDMGCVSDSDHQELAEFIDDKNLTVKYIINTHLHIDHILGNYKLKETYNVPVLAHENDEFLLENAETYAEQIGFKLQSPPPAIDKYIDEGDEIAVGNFKLQVLHIPGHTPGSLVFYNAEDGMLISGDVLFYESIGRTDLIYGNHAALVKGITSKILGLPETTEVFPGHGPKTTISHEKCSNPFLKHMC; from the coding sequence ATGCAGGTAAGAAAATTTACATTTAATCCATGGCAGGAAAACAGTTATGTGCTATACGATGAAACAGGTGAGTGTGTAATGGTTGATATGGGCTGTGTCTCAGATAGCGACCACCAGGAGCTGGCCGAATTCATTGATGATAAGAATTTGACTGTTAAATATATTATCAACACGCACTTGCACATCGATCATATTTTGGGGAACTATAAGTTAAAAGAGACTTACAATGTTCCTGTTCTGGCACATGAAAATGATGAGTTTTTACTTGAAAATGCTGAAACCTATGCTGAGCAAATCGGCTTTAAATTGCAAAGCCCGCCACCCGCAATCGATAAATATATTGATGAGGGGGATGAAATAGCTGTAGGCAACTTTAAGTTGCAGGTGTTACATATTCCGGGGCATACGCCAGGTTCTTTGGTTTTTTATAATGCTGAAGATGGTATGTTAATCAGTGGTGATGTGTTGTTTTATGAGTCAATCGGCCGAACCGATCTTATCTATGGTAATCATGCTGCACTTGTAAAAGGTATAACATCTAAAATATTGGGTTTACCCGAAACCACAGAGGTTTTCCCCGGTCATGGACCCAAAACCACTATTTCGCATGAAAAATGCAGTAATCCATTTTTGAAGCACATGTGTTAA
- the gcvP gene encoding aminomethyl-transferring glycine dehydrogenase produces the protein MKLIDKFQLRHIGPRPEEIGPMLDKIGVGSINELMDQAVPKSIRSRKPLNLSAPMSEQQYAEYVSKIARKNKVYRSFIGMGYYETVMPAVIRRNILENPGWYTSYTPYQAEISQGRLEALLNFQTVVSELTALPIANASLLDEATAASEAMIMMHSKRARKFKKGGDKLFVDEDVFPQTKAVLETKAEPLGIEIEYGKFDETELDDQTFGAIVQYPAASGQVNDYRKFAEKAKANETMLAVAADILALAILVPPGEWGADIAFGNTQRFGVPMGYGGPHAAYFATTEKLKRALPGRIIGVSKDRHENPALRMALQTREQHIKRERATSNICTAQALLATMAGMYAVYHGPQGLKNTAQHVHSMAATLEQQLVKIGYKQLNVGYFDTLYIELPDNIKSCDIQSLALSKEMNFFYYDAHHVGIAINETTDIKDVMDILDVFARVANKEVEPQVIEVEQNRFEPELFRTSKYLQEPVFNSYHSETEMMRYIKRLEKRDIALNHSMISLGSCTMKLNPANSMFAITWPEFANMHPFAPADQAEGYKELIDELERDLAEITGFEACSLQPNSGAAGEYTGLMVIREYHKDKGNHDRNVVIIPSSAHGTNPASGVMAGMKVVVVDCDENGNVDVDDLKAKAEEHKDTLAAFMITYPSTHGVFESRIREMNQIIHDNGGLVYMDGANMNAQVGLTSPGIIGADVCHLNLHKTFAIPHGGGGPGVGPICVNEKLMPYLPSNPVLKTGGEKPLKAVAAAPYGSASVLPITHAYLKMLGAEGLLEVTKMSIVNANYLVAALKGYYDVLYTGETGRCAHEMILECRNFRQEYGVDATDIAKRLIDYGFHAPTLSFPVHDTLMVEPTESESVQELDRFSEAMISIKKEMEDIKNGKADKEDNLLKMAPHTAEEVTADEWAHPYKRSEAAYPLEWIRINKFWPHIARVDDGYGDRNLVCTCAPISEYQ, from the coding sequence ATGAAGTTAATAGATAAATTTCAACTCAGACACATAGGTCCCAGGCCCGAAGAAATTGGGCCAATGTTGGACAAAATTGGAGTGGGCTCCATTAATGAGTTAATGGATCAGGCCGTGCCCAAATCCATTCGTTCCAGGAAACCGCTTAACCTTTCAGCTCCAATGAGCGAGCAGCAATATGCTGAATATGTCAGCAAAATTGCCAGAAAAAACAAGGTTTACCGTTCGTTCATTGGAATGGGGTATTATGAAACAGTAATGCCGGCGGTTATACGTAGGAATATTCTCGAAAATCCGGGGTGGTATACTTCGTATACACCTTACCAGGCTGAAATATCTCAGGGTCGCCTTGAAGCATTGCTCAACTTTCAGACTGTTGTAAGTGAGCTAACCGCTTTACCCATAGCTAATGCATCGTTGTTAGATGAGGCTACAGCTGCCTCAGAGGCTATGATAATGATGCATAGCAAACGAGCCCGGAAATTTAAAAAAGGCGGAGATAAGCTTTTTGTCGATGAGGATGTTTTTCCACAAACCAAGGCTGTACTTGAAACCAAGGCCGAACCTTTAGGTATTGAAATCGAATATGGAAAGTTCGATGAAACAGAACTCGATGATCAGACTTTTGGTGCTATTGTACAATACCCGGCTGCAAGCGGACAGGTAAACGATTACCGTAAATTTGCTGAAAAAGCCAAAGCAAACGAAACTATGTTGGCTGTTGCTGCCGATATATTAGCACTTGCCATTTTAGTACCTCCGGGTGAGTGGGGAGCTGATATCGCTTTTGGCAATACACAGCGTTTTGGTGTCCCTATGGGCTACGGAGGGCCGCATGCGGCTTACTTTGCTACAACTGAAAAACTAAAACGCGCGTTACCCGGTCGTATAATCGGGGTTTCAAAAGACAGACATGAAAACCCTGCTCTGCGTATGGCACTCCAAACGCGCGAGCAACATATTAAAAGAGAAAGGGCTACTTCAAATATTTGTACTGCCCAGGCCTTGTTAGCCACAATGGCCGGGATGTATGCGGTTTATCATGGCCCGCAAGGCCTTAAAAATACTGCACAACACGTGCATAGTATGGCCGCAACCCTTGAGCAACAATTGGTAAAAATAGGCTATAAGCAATTAAATGTGGGCTATTTCGATACACTTTATATTGAACTGCCCGACAATATTAAAAGTTGTGATATTCAGTCGCTGGCTCTCAGCAAAGAGATGAACTTCTTTTATTATGATGCACATCATGTAGGTATTGCAATTAATGAAACTACCGACATTAAAGATGTGATGGATATTCTTGATGTGTTTGCCCGAGTAGCAAATAAAGAGGTTGAACCACAGGTGATAGAAGTAGAGCAGAACCGTTTTGAACCTGAATTATTCAGGACTTCTAAATACCTGCAGGAGCCAGTATTTAATTCATATCACAGCGAAACTGAAATGATGCGCTATATCAAGCGGCTCGAGAAACGCGATATCGCTTTAAATCACTCTATGATTTCGCTGGGTTCATGCACCATGAAGCTTAACCCGGCCAATTCTATGTTTGCCATAACCTGGCCCGAATTTGCCAATATGCACCCCTTTGCCCCGGCTGATCAGGCTGAAGGTTACAAAGAGCTTATTGATGAATTGGAACGTGACCTGGCCGAAATTACCGGTTTCGAAGCTTGCTCATTGCAACCAAACTCAGGCGCTGCAGGTGAATATACCGGATTAATGGTTATTCGTGAGTACCATAAAGACAAAGGTAACCACGACCGCAATGTGGTCATTATTCCATCATCAGCACACGGCACAAATCCTGCAAGTGGTGTTATGGCAGGAATGAAAGTGGTTGTGGTTGATTGTGATGAGAATGGAAATGTGGACGTGGATGACCTGAAGGCAAAAGCAGAAGAACATAAAGATACTCTGGCAGCCTTTATGATTACTTATCCGTCTACACACGGTGTTTTTGAGAGTCGCATACGCGAAATGAACCAAATTATTCACGATAATGGCGGATTGGTATACATGGATGGTGCAAACATGAATGCCCAGGTCGGACTTACCAGTCCGGGAATTATCGGAGCCGATGTTTGTCACCTTAATTTGCACAAGACCTTCGCAATACCGCACGGGGGTGGAGGCCCTGGTGTTGGACCCATTTGTGTAAATGAGAAACTAATGCCATATCTGCCCTCGAACCCGGTCCTTAAAACGGGTGGCGAAAAACCACTTAAGGCTGTGGCTGCTGCACCATATGGAAGTGCGTCTGTATTGCCAATTACTCATGCTTATCTTAAAATGTTGGGTGCAGAAGGATTACTGGAAGTAACTAAAATGTCAATTGTGAATGCAAACTACCTGGTAGCTGCACTTAAGGGATATTATGATGTGCTTTATACAGGTGAAACAGGTCGTTGCGCCCACGAAATGATACTTGAATGCCGAAATTTCCGTCAGGAATATGGCGTTGATGCTACCGATATTGCCAAGCGCCTGATTGACTATGGTTTTCATGCCCCGACGCTATCCTTCCCGGTTCACGATACATTAATGGTTGAACCTACAGAAAGTGAGTCGGTTCAGGAGCTCGATCGCTTTTCAGAAGCCATGATTTCCATTAAAAAAGAGATGGAAGATATCAAGAATGGCAAAGCAGACAAAGAAGATAACCTGCTGAAAATGGCACCGCACACAGCTGAAGAGGTTACCGCCGACGAGTGGGCACATCCCTACAAGCGCTCTGAAGCTGCTTATCCGCTGGAGTGGATCAGAATAAATAAATTCTGGCCACATATCGCCCGGGTGGATGATGGTTACGGCGACCGTAATCTGGTATGCACTTGTGCTCCCATTAGCGAATATCAATAA
- a CDS encoding alpha-amylase family glycosyl hydrolase yields MSVNIYQVFTRLFRNDEGQNIFNGDLSTNGSSKFNHFTEKALREISDMGYSHVWFTGIIRHASCTSFDEPGLEADHPAVVKGKAGSPYAVKDFFDVAPDLAEDVSNRMREFQDLVKRAHQQKLKVIIDFVPNHVCRQYQSLQKPDSVLALGENDDTSMSFSPANNFYYIPGVPFQIPEGINTEGLPPYYEMPAKATGNNVFEAQPQKTDWYETVKLNYGVDFQHDSATYFDPIPQTWHRMYEVLHFWAHKGVDGFRIDMAEMVPVEFWGWVVPRIREDFPEMLFIAEIYKPDEYRKYIEQGHFDWLYDKEQFYNIVRAVIEGKASASAISDIWKAQEGIDAHMLRFLENHDEQRIASEFFAANPEKAIPGMYLAATMHKGPLMVYFGQELAVPGMDEEGFSGKDGKTTIFDYWRVEKYQKWVNGGRFDNEMLDQKTKDLRAAYVELLRFRQKYEVIDSGGFYDLMWVNQHLDTDYVYCFIRHSDNQAILVLLNFDTAGDKQLTLNLPAHALKHIGLHETKTVNAGAVLSKHNSVVFKQKDNQSLEGQFKISPSSGCIFELTQ; encoded by the coding sequence ATGAGTGTCAATATTTATCAGGTTTTCACGCGTTTGTTCAGAAACGATGAGGGCCAAAATATCTTCAATGGCGATTTAAGTACAAACGGATCCTCAAAGTTTAATCATTTTACAGAAAAAGCACTGCGGGAAATCTCTGATATGGGATATAGTCATGTATGGTTTACCGGTATCATCAGACATGCCTCCTGTACATCTTTCGATGAACCCGGGCTGGAAGCCGATCATCCGGCCGTAGTGAAAGGTAAGGCTGGTTCGCCCTATGCTGTAAAAGATTTTTTTGATGTGGCTCCAGACCTGGCAGAAGATGTATCCAACAGAATGCGCGAGTTTCAAGACCTTGTAAAGCGCGCTCACCAGCAGAAGCTTAAAGTTATCATTGATTTTGTGCCCAATCATGTATGCCGTCAATACCAGTCTTTACAAAAACCGGATTCAGTTCTTGCTCTGGGTGAAAACGATGACACTTCCATGAGCTTTTCACCAGCCAATAATTTTTATTACATCCCCGGAGTACCTTTTCAAATACCTGAAGGAATAAACACCGAAGGTCTGCCTCCATACTACGAAATGCCGGCCAAAGCTACCGGTAATAATGTTTTTGAAGCTCAACCGCAAAAGACGGATTGGTATGAAACAGTTAAACTGAATTACGGGGTAGATTTCCAGCATGACTCCGCCACATACTTTGATCCCATACCACAAACCTGGCACAGGATGTATGAGGTGCTGCATTTTTGGGCCCATAAAGGTGTCGATGGTTTCCGCATTGACATGGCCGAAATGGTACCTGTTGAGTTTTGGGGTTGGGTAGTGCCCAGAATAAGGGAAGATTTTCCGGAAATGTTGTTTATAGCCGAAATATATAAACCAGATGAATACAGGAAATATATTGAACAGGGGCATTTTGATTGGTTATACGATAAAGAGCAGTTTTACAATATCGTTCGGGCTGTAATTGAAGGGAAAGCGTCTGCCTCAGCCATATCTGATATTTGGAAAGCGCAGGAGGGAATTGATGCACATATGTTGCGGTTTTTAGAGAACCATGATGAGCAAAGAATAGCCTCGGAATTTTTTGCAGCAAATCCCGAAAAAGCCATTCCCGGGATGTACCTTGCTGCAACCATGCACAAAGGACCGTTGATGGTGTATTTTGGACAGGAACTGGCAGTACCGGGTATGGATGAGGAAGGTTTTAGTGGTAAAGATGGTAAGACTACTATTTTTGATTACTGGAGGGTGGAGAAATACCAAAAGTGGGTTAATGGCGGCAGGTTTGATAATGAAATGCTTGACCAGAAAACAAAAGACCTCCGGGCTGCTTACGTTGAATTATTAAGATTTCGGCAAAAATATGAGGTAATAGACTCTGGCGGGTTTTATGATTTGATGTGGGTGAATCAACATTTAGATACCGACTATGTTTACTGTTTTATCAGGCATTCAGATAATCAGGCAATACTTGTTTTACTGAATTTTGATACTGCTGGCGATAAGCAACTTACATTAAACCTGCCTGCGCATGCCTTAAAGCATATCGGTTTGCACGAAACTAAAACTGTAAATGCCGGTGCTGTTTTGAGTAAACATAATTCCGTGGTGTTTAAACAAAAGGATAATCAATCATTGGAAGGGCAGTTTAAAATATCACCGTCTTCTGGGTGCATTTTTGAATTAACCCAATAA
- a CDS encoding septal ring lytic transglycosylase RlpA family protein has protein sequence MKKITVIIILILSALVLHAQKDIQYGKASFYANKFEGRTTASGEKYWHSKLTAAHRTLPFNTRIRVTNLSNNQTVVVRVNDRGPFVKDRIIDLSKSAARKLDFIKDGVCNVKLEVLDRPQEKNNATPIVKEAGTGKLKAEGKGGESVQFKPKFYNLSVESKRPIGYGVQLASYKEMVNLLERVRKIQSKLKQDITIQVTSVDGMKVYRIVAGQFDNRIKAERFKESIRDDFPGCFIFKF, from the coding sequence ATGAAAAAAATTACGGTGATTATAATATTAATTCTAAGTGCATTAGTTCTACATGCACAAAAGGATATACAATATGGAAAAGCTTCGTTTTATGCCAATAAATTTGAGGGCCGCACAACAGCTTCGGGCGAAAAGTACTGGCATTCAAAACTCACTGCTGCGCATCGCACATTACCGTTCAACACCCGCATACGTGTTACAAACCTGAGTAATAACCAAACAGTGGTAGTACGTGTAAATGACCGGGGACCATTTGTAAAAGACCGTATAATAGATTTAAGCAAGTCTGCAGCCCGAAAACTTGATTTCATAAAAGATGGTGTTTGCAATGTAAAACTTGAAGTATTGGACCGGCCACAGGAAAAGAACAATGCAACGCCCATTGTAAAGGAAGCAGGAACGGGAAAACTAAAGGCAGAAGGCAAGGGAGGTGAGTCCGTGCAGTTTAAACCCAAATTCTATAACCTCTCGGTAGAGAGTAAACGCCCAATTGGCTATGGCGTACAATTGGCCAGTTACAAAGAAATGGTCAATCTGCTCGAAAGGGTTCGCAAAATTCAATCAAAACTTAAACAGGATATCACAATACAGGTAACCTCTGTGGATGGAATGAAAGTTTACCGCATTGTTGCCGGCCAATTCGACAACAGAATAAAAGCTGAAAGATTTAAAGAAAGCATCAGGGATGATTTCCCCGGGTGTTTTATTTTTAAGTTCTAG
- a CDS encoding YihY/virulence factor BrkB family protein — protein MKQWKARIIKLADKFGDKLARVADAIVLPGFAGLSLLKVASHFWNAITQGAVDIRAGAVAYSFFLAVFPTILFLFTLIPYIPIEGFQTELMALMQDVMPQKIFSLVENTIVDIARHKRGSLLSIGFAAALIFSTNGVNTLIGAFNETVNSFETRNWLERRAISLLIVILLSLLLSIAIGMIIFSEKIINFLVASNILQDDFTIYMLLFGRWVVIIALFYFAVSFLYYLAPSRHAEFKFFSPGNTLATILGILSSMGFSFYINNFSRYNTLYGSIGTLIILLLWFYINALVLLVGFELNASILNAKKQHS, from the coding sequence ATGAAGCAGTGGAAAGCACGTATAATAAAACTGGCTGATAAATTTGGCGACAAACTGGCCAGAGTGGCCGATGCAATTGTGTTGCCCGGATTTGCCGGTTTAAGTTTGCTCAAAGTAGCCAGTCATTTCTGGAATGCCATTACACAAGGGGCAGTCGACATCAGGGCTGGAGCAGTTGCATACAGTTTTTTTCTTGCAGTGTTTCCAACCATTCTTTTCTTGTTTACACTCATTCCATATATTCCGATTGAAGGTTTCCAAACAGAGCTTATGGCCCTTATGCAGGATGTAATGCCTCAAAAAATATTCAGTTTGGTAGAAAACACTATTGTTGACATTGCCAGGCATAAAAGAGGTTCGTTACTATCAATTGGTTTTGCCGCGGCTTTAATTTTTAGCACAAATGGTGTTAACACATTAATTGGTGCATTTAATGAAACAGTAAACAGTTTTGAAACCCGCAACTGGCTGGAAAGAAGAGCTATTTCGCTTTTAATTGTAATTTTGTTAAGCCTGCTACTCTCCATCGCCATTGGCATGATAATATTCAGCGAAAAAATCATAAATTTTCTGGTTGCTTCCAATATATTGCAAGACGACTTTACAATTTACATGCTCCTTTTTGGCCGGTGGGTTGTAATTATAGCTTTGTTCTATTTTGCTGTATCTTTTCTTTACTATTTAGCCCCTTCAAGGCACGCAGAGTTTAAATTCTTCAGTCCCGGAAACACCCTTGCAACAATACTTGGCATACTCTCATCAATGGGTTTTTCGTTTTACATTAACAATTTTAGTCGATATAACACGCTATATGGTTCCATCGGAACGTTAATTATTTTACTTTTATGGTTTTATATTAATGCTTTAGTACTTTTGGTAGGATTTGAGCTTAATGCCAGCATACTAAATGCTAAAAAGCAACATTCATAA
- the nadC gene encoding carboxylating nicotinate-nucleotide diphosphorylase, translating to MNNLHKQTLIELAISEDEGSGDHTSLACIPKEATNKAELRIKANGILAGIDVAKTIFIKLMPDSQAEWHMKDGEKIKPGDIAFTIEGNTQKLLQAERLVLNFMQRMSGIATLTAEYVEKISDLHTKILDTRKTTPGLRHFEKDAVRIGGGQNHRMGLYDMMMIKDNHVDYAGGIAAAIERAHLYQKQNGLDIPIEVEARNLNEVEQILKTGKADRIMLDNFNYEQTRYAVKVIDKQCETESSGGITLETVRPYAECGVDFVSVGALTHQINSLDMSLKAI from the coding sequence ATGAATAACTTACATAAACAAACACTGATAGAACTGGCTATTAGCGAAGACGAAGGTTCAGGTGACCACACATCGCTGGCCTGCATACCGAAAGAAGCTACCAATAAAGCAGAATTAAGAATAAAGGCAAATGGGATACTTGCCGGGATAGATGTCGCAAAAACAATTTTCATTAAACTTATGCCCGATTCGCAGGCTGAATGGCATATGAAGGATGGGGAAAAAATTAAACCCGGCGATATTGCATTCACTATTGAAGGCAACACACAAAAATTACTTCAGGCAGAACGCCTTGTACTTAATTTTATGCAAAGAATGAGTGGAATAGCCACTCTCACAGCTGAATATGTTGAAAAAATAAGCGACCTGCATACAAAAATATTAGATACCAGAAAAACCACACCGGGGTTACGCCATTTTGAAAAAGATGCAGTGCGCATTGGCGGAGGCCAAAATCACCGCATGGGGCTTTACGATATGATGATGATAAAAGACAACCACGTGGACTATGCCGGTGGCATAGCAGCAGCTATCGAACGCGCACACCTCTACCAAAAGCAAAATGGGCTTGACATACCGATAGAAGTAGAAGCCCGTAATTTGAATGAAGTAGAGCAAATACTTAAAACAGGAAAGGCAGACAGGATAATGCTTGATAATTTCAATTATGAGCAAACCCGCTATGCAGTAAAAGTAATCGATAAGCAATGCGAAACAGAATCATCGGGAGGTATAACGCTCGAAACGGTTCGCCCTTATGCTGAATGTGGTGTGGATTTCGTTTCTGTAGGAGCCCTGACCCACCAGATTAACAGTTTAGACATGAGCCTGAAAGCAATTTAG
- a CDS encoding DUF4783 domain-containing protein, translating to MLKQIGTVLLLITAFHLHSQTALEMPKKLDLGIKKGDASIVARFFNENLEMAIEGDENIYSARQAEFVLQKFFRAHKPKSFYINHQGGKTNTSYIIGTLSTENGSFKMILLLKKSDISVKIHQLRIENE from the coding sequence ATGCTAAAACAAATCGGCACGGTACTACTCTTAATTACTGCATTTCATTTGCATAGCCAAACTGCGCTTGAAATGCCGAAGAAACTCGACCTTGGCATCAAGAAAGGAGACGCAAGCATAGTAGCCCGTTTCTTCAATGAAAACCTTGAAATGGCCATCGAAGGGGACGAAAACATTTATAGCGCAAGACAAGCCGAATTTGTTTTGCAAAAATTTTTCAGGGCCCACAAACCAAAATCTTTTTATATCAATCATCAGGGAGGCAAAACAAACACAAGCTATATCATTGGTACATTAAGTACTGAAAATGGGAGCTTTAAGATGATCCTCCTACTTAAAAAATCTGATATTTCAGTAAAAATCCACCAACTTAGAATTGAGAATGAATAA
- a CDS encoding 23S rRNA (pseudouridine(1915)-N(3))-methyltransferase RlmH encodes MKVKLVWIGKSNGNYIKDGIADFQKRINRYHTFDVEEIAQVKNGERLKPGELKKKEADLLLKRFSKDDFVVLLDEKGKQYTSKTFAAFLQKQMLNAIKSLVFVVGGAYGFDQKVYERAQMKLALSSMTFSHQLIRVLFLEQLYRANTIIRNEPYHNN; translated from the coding sequence TTGAAAGTCAAATTAGTTTGGATCGGTAAGTCAAATGGCAACTATATAAAAGACGGCATTGCAGATTTCCAGAAGCGGATAAATCGCTACCATACATTTGACGTGGAAGAAATTGCACAGGTGAAAAATGGTGAGCGGTTAAAACCAGGCGAACTTAAGAAAAAGGAGGCTGATTTGTTACTTAAACGTTTTTCTAAAGACGATTTTGTAGTTTTATTAGACGAGAAAGGAAAACAATATACGAGCAAAACCTTTGCAGCTTTCCTGCAAAAGCAAATGTTGAATGCGATTAAAAGCTTGGTATTTGTGGTAGGTGGGGCATATGGCTTCGATCAGAAAGTATATGAACGGGCGCAAATGAAGCTTGCATTATCATCCATGACTTTTTCACATCAGCTCATCAGGGTTTTGTTTCTCGAACAATTATACAGAGCCAATACTATTATTCGAAACGAACCATACCATAATAATTAA